In the genome of Ancylomarina subtilis, one region contains:
- a CDS encoding alanine racemase: protein MDIRIHIKKPTLLLDKNKCTRNIENMIDRAKRCNLSLRPHFKTHQSAEVGEWFRELGVNKIAVSSLQMAQYFADNNWKNITVAMPVNLREMDLIDELAGRIELNILVESAESIHHLEAELNNKVNVFIKIDTGYHRTGISAEDTDGIQNLLNYIKASTRLQFKGFLAHSGHNYQANDPDEIHKNHKKTVLDLNELKDVFRSQFPDLEVSLGDTPACSISDEFFGIDEIRPGNFVFYDMMQFVLGSCEEDEIAVAMACPIIAKHANRNEIVIYGGGVHFSKEYLEADEEGTKLFGSLVNIKPDGWSPIMSGGFLSNLSQEHGIIKCNEDFFNEFQVGDLIGILPIHSCMTANLMGSYLTLEAETIEMM, encoded by the coding sequence AAAAGATGCAATCTTAGCCTTCGTCCTCATTTTAAAACCCATCAGTCGGCTGAAGTTGGAGAATGGTTTCGTGAGCTTGGTGTCAACAAAATTGCGGTATCCTCACTACAAATGGCTCAATATTTTGCAGACAACAATTGGAAAAATATCACAGTTGCCATGCCTGTTAATTTGAGAGAAATGGACCTCATCGACGAGTTGGCAGGAAGAATTGAGCTTAATATACTAGTCGAATCTGCAGAAAGCATCCACCATCTTGAGGCTGAATTAAATAATAAAGTGAATGTCTTTATCAAAATCGATACAGGCTATCATCGCACCGGAATTTCTGCTGAGGATACTGATGGTATTCAAAACTTGCTGAATTATATCAAAGCCTCAACCCGACTGCAATTCAAAGGATTTTTAGCACATAGTGGTCACAATTATCAAGCTAACGATCCTGACGAAATTCACAAGAACCATAAAAAAACTGTACTCGATTTAAACGAACTAAAAGATGTTTTCAGATCTCAGTTTCCTGATCTGGAGGTTTCACTAGGTGATACACCTGCTTGTAGCATTAGTGACGAATTCTTTGGAATAGACGAAATACGTCCTGGAAATTTTGTTTTCTACGATATGATGCAATTCGTATTAGGATCCTGCGAAGAAGACGAAATAGCTGTGGCTATGGCTTGTCCAATTATTGCTAAACATGCCAACAGAAACGAAATTGTAATTTACGGAGGGGGTGTTCATTTCTCAAAAGAATATCTTGAAGCTGACGAAGAAGGAACCAAACTTTTTGGCTCACTGGTCAACATTAAACCTGATGGCTGGAGTCCGATTATGAGCGGTGGTTTTCTTTCAAACCTATCTCAGGAACATGGTATCATAAAATGCAACGAAGATTTCTTTAACGAATTTCAAGTTGGCGATTTAATAGGTATTCTCCCCATTCATTCGTGCATGACCGCCAATTTGATGGGAAGCTATTTAACTCTTGAAGCTGAAACCATTGAAATGATGTGA